DNA from Macadamia integrifolia cultivar HAES 741 chromosome 12, SCU_Mint_v3, whole genome shotgun sequence:
TTGACCTCAATTAACCACTAAATGTACCAATAACACTTGATGTTAATAATTCATTAATTATACAAACTTATACAAAAACTATACATACCATAAGAACTTGGGTTGTCCCTTTATCCTTTCCTTTCCCTTATTAGGTTATCCCTTGATTccattccttttctttcccttaaTAATGATgtttatctatatactatatATTATGATATATGCTTTAATTAGATGTAGATGAGAAACAACTCCATGCATGTACAAGCATAATATGCTTCAAAAATCCATTTAGAAACCATTGAATCCTAATAAATGTATCTTAGAACATGGGAAATCCTGTATTAGCTAGCTTTGACAGATAAGAAAATCTATGCTTGTTTTATATTTATGTGTAGTAGAGTAAGAATAAACTTGCTTaacaagaaggggggggggtgcatTCATTCCTAGATTAGTATAGAAAACAAGAACCCTCAAGGGTCTTACACAGAACCAAAGAAGAATGATAGATTATGTCTAAATTTAATCATAGATAAAGATTAGAGCTAGCTGTACAATAATTTAAACATGTCCCATTCTCTCTACAATTCTTTAACCCaatggttttaatttttttcacccCTTTTTGTGGAAATGAATCCTCTACGGTCTTATTCAATATAATATCAACCAAGTGGAGTGGTAGTCCCACTAGCACAGAATGACACCACATAATTAAGGTTGTCTTGAaattcttgaaacaaaaaagttaattccatatatacatatatatatttttttaaaatactagTATAATTGAGGCAAAACGGAATGGGGCCAGCAtagtttttttggggggagggggaagggagagagatgCATAGGTCATGATGAATAAAATCCAATCtgtggaaataaaaataaagcaatGTGTAATTTAACACCATAAGCCTCTCAATCATAATGTTATAACAACTATGAGAGCTTTGGCCCCTCTATTATTCATGACATCCCTAGGGATGTGGAAGACTTCTGTCGGGCCTCCACTCCTAATGGTCTGAAGTTCCCCAGGAATATCTTCCTTTCTGCTTCTTGGAGAATCACTCTCTCTTGTACATACCCACCCTTGTATGCTCTTCTTCAGACTCTTTGTTGATCTTCCTTGTTTCTCATTTTGTAAGGTTGGTATTATGGCTGTTTCAGCCATTGGGCTTCTTATGAGTCTTGTAGTCATGGTTACTTACTCTAGTTGGAGATTAATTTGCTTTTATTGAATGCCTTTAGTCTTGTAGGGCTTACCCTACAAATGCTATAAGGTATTATTTTTTGGTTGTAATATTatcctttttgttcttttctttatttagtaTTTCAAAGTGATTTATGTCTTCTAATAAATATTCTAAGAAGCTGTTGTTGCTAGAACTGATTACTTGAAGCACTAGAGTTTATTTCTCAcctctaccaaaaaagaattaTTTCTCACGACTTCAAGCATATAAATTATGTTCTACCATTTTTTAAATGGCAACAGTATTGAGAATGGGTGACTTGGTGGGAGGCTCTGAAGAAATTGAAGGGCTAAGAAGTACTGGTGGAGGAAATGAGGAAAgattccaatttttgttcttgcaAAGAATATAGgactaagttttccttcacacaCTGTACTTCTAGATAGAAGCAGAAGAACAATATTCGCCTAGACGACTGAGCTTACTTTAGATCACAGTAATGAACTAATTACAATCTGCCTATCATGCATGCTATCATCTTCGGGAGTAAAAGCTATGCAACCTTGCATAAATCCctatacagagagagagagagagagagagagagagagagagagaggccatcTTCCCCTAGGTTCTCCTAATATTCTTATCTGATTCTTAATTTGGTCTATGTACTGAAAGAGTACGTCCAGACTTGCACTTCAAAGTTGAATGTAGTTGAAATAAAACTTAAGGACCCCTAGTGAGAAGGTAGAACTCTTCAAGTTTATAAACAAACTATAGGCAGGATTTCCTGATATGATAGGGATTATAGATTACAATGCATGGTTGGTATACGTATTACCCATgcatgctcttttttttttcccctccctttTGTGTGTATATCCTGAGAAGTGTGCTGCAGTGTTATTAGTTAGGATTGTTAGAATTTAACTGAAGGGAGGTTGCTCGGGTAGTTACCTCCCATTCCCCACTACCAAATGCTGATGTGGCACATAGGCCACATCAGCTTACAAGGATTAGTCTTcatgtttttattctttttttttttttttttcttgtggggagggggagggggaggggaaaggGGGAGAGGAGGACGAGGAGGGTTTGTTTAAAGCTTTGAAGTTGTACTTGACAGCTACCCAGTTACAACTAAAGGCAGAAATAAACTAGGAACATACCTCTTTAGGATCGATAATCCCACATGCTGTCGGTGTCTTTGTCTTCTCTGGCAATGGTGACTGCAAGAAGTGACCGGAAAATGGAGAATGATGCTTCTGATTTCTCATTTCCTCCCTCTCATAACCGTAACCACCTCCCATCAAGGTGGTTGGTGGTTACATGGTTGTGGTTTTCACAAACTCCCACTTGCCCATATGTCACTTAATGCTGATGTGGCAATGTAGGCCACATCAGTGTTTACAGTTTAGTCATATCCATTTTTCCTTATGGAGATGAGGTGTCTatttcccccctctctctctctctctgtctctctctttctctccctgtCTCTATGTAAGTATGTCTGTGGGTGGGTGTCTTCGTGCGGAGTACGGTAAGCAGGCTATTTTCTGTCTCCTGTTGGAGTTTTTCTCTATATGGGGTATCCTCTCCTACAATAAATTGTGTTTTCCAAAAGAATAGAAGATGTTACTTTTTCCTGTAGAGTGGGCTCATTAAAGCAGTAAAAGCTTATATATGATATCTCCACTTAAACCCCATCAGTAGAGACCATTGATAACTAACCATATCGATCGACCAGAAATTAATGACAATATATATCATAAATTCCATTTCCTAAGCTGGACAAACACTTGCTTCCTAGATTTTCTTGTCTTAATTAGAGGTTACGATCTTTTAGGACAATGATCCATATAAAAAGGTTACTTAGACAGACACTTGCCACCTAAAAACTATGTATTAGAAGAAATAAATCCCAATGGTTAAATCCTATTAGTTTCCAAGTTTCTATCACCGACCATTGCAAATTGAAGGATCAGCATTTCaatgaatgaagaaacaaacaaacagTGTTTTCAAGGGAGGAGTTGGTGGGTTCCTTTTTTCTGAGCTCTTCTATGAAAAATTAGTGTTTCAATTTATATTAGTATATGATATCAACCAATAACCTGTATGAGGCTATGAGCATTTaaaggagaaaagtgaattCAGTGATGGGTTTATTAAATTAGTTACCTCTGATTCACTATCCAATCTCAGCTTGTTAACCAGATATTTCATCAACAATCGAACTGTCATTCTGCCATCCCtgtacaattaaaaaaaaaaaaaaaaaaaagatataattaGTTTCTATAAAGATATATTACATTACCCCTTAGAGTAATCAAGAAAGTTCTTGATGCCCATTTCATGATGAATTATTTATTGCACACAGATAggaaaaaatgatgaacaagatgagaagaagagtAATACTTGATTCTGAGGAAGGTCTTGGGTATCTGAGGCAAAAAGGGTTCTTTTGCTCTGCATTAAGTAACCAAGTTCCTCCATATATTTAGAGATGAGATAGAAATAGAATTAATGTgatcataataataaaaaggaattGGCCTTCATAGCTAAATACTTACTGATTTTGAGAGGCTTGAAGCACAAACCAAACACCGGAATGTGGCCTAGGAGGAGCATCAATCACTCGGACATCGGAGCTCGAGCTGGGACCGGCCAAATCTAGGCCCGAGTGTTGGAAAGGTCGAGCAAAATAAGGTACCGGAAGCATTGAAGAAGAGGgagtagcagaagaagaaggagaagaagatggagtcCATGGAGGATTAGGGTTATAAGTCCTGTTATAACCCAGCCAAGCGACCTCTGGTTGATGAGGAAAGCTTAATCCGGTTAAGCTAGTTAAGCTAGTTGCTCTTGGGATTGAGCTTGGGTATTGGTGTTGCAAGAACAAAGGAGGTGGCGGCGTTATTGCGATTGGAGGACGAGGAGCTCGGAATTCGCTCGCACTGAATATTGGGTCCAACACCGCTTTATTAACCATGTGTTGTGCACTGGCACCACTCCCACCGCCACCGCTGCCGCCGGTGCCACCACCTGGGGGTAATAGATCGAGCTCGATCAATCCCGGTCTTCTAGTACTTCCGGTGTGTTCAAGAGGATCCTGAAGCTTATTAGGATCAGCTCGACCGGCACCTCCGCCAATGCCTAATTGAAGCCACCCTTCATCACCA
Protein-coding regions in this window:
- the LOC122058339 gene encoding protein LAX PANICLE 2-like → MTMVPVPTTLFDQQHYDGGGGGGAGGGGIGIGGGAFGDCFGSGGSFGHLISQISAAGGYEYGNPCSEVEACIGSDLVEVGAGRIGHNHMAEDESRTSSLNETGSSSKGGGGGGGGGGALHQEERGDEGWLQLGIGGGAGRADPNKLQDPLEHTGSTRRPGLIELDLLPPGGGTGGSGGGGSGASAQHMVNKAVLDPIFSASEFRAPRPPIAITPPPPLFLQHQYPSSIPRATSLTSLTGLSFPHQPEVAWLGYNRTYNPNPPWTPSSSPSSSATPSSSMLPVPYFARPFQHSGLDLAGPSSSSDVRVIDAPPRPHSGVWFVLQASQNQAKEPFLPQIPKTFLRIKDGRMTVRLLMKYLVNKLRLDSESEVEIRCRGQELQPFWTLQHVRDTIWRSRDAVTLNPDSSAIDHVMILQYGRSP